In the Nicotiana tabacum cultivar K326 chromosome 16, ASM71507v2, whole genome shotgun sequence genome, one interval contains:
- the LOC142170200 gene encoding uncharacterized protein LOC142170200: MRVVSDRNESILKATSIVYPGMPHYSCMWHIWTNIWAKFKKGHLKLSELYFVAAWSYTLDEFNKRMSKIEEIDPHVKAYLYDIGYHRWSRVHATVNRTWTMTSNIAESLNDVRDLTDYIHIVIDGVRRYNVCLENKRCSCGQFQLDELLCPHALAALRHRDESFEQYYSPYYTRANLLRTYEIPVNPLSDESK, from the exons ATGCGTGTTGTTTCGGATCGGAATGAGAGTATCTTGAAAGCAACATCTATTGTTTATCCCGGCATGCCACATTATtcttgcatgtggcatatttggacaaatatatGGGCAAAGTTCAAAAAGGGACATCTTAAGTTAAGTGAATTATACTTTGTCGCGGCATGGTCATACACCCTTGATGAATTTAATAAAAGGATGTCAAAGATTGAGGAGATTGACCCTCATGTTAAAGCATACTTATACGATATTGGATATCATAGATGGTCTCGAGTACATGCTACGGTGAATAGAACTTGGACTATGACATCAAACATTGCAGAGTCGTTGAATGAT GTGAGGGATTTAACAGACTACATCCATATAGTAATAGATGGTGTGAGGCGTTATAATGTTTGTCTTGAAAACAAGAGATGTAGTTGTGGGCAATTCCAGCTTGATGAACTACTTTGTCCACATGCTTTAGCTGCTTTAAGACACAGGGATGAGTCTTTTGAACAATATTATTCTCCTTATTACACAAGGGCGAACCTCTTGCGTACTTATGAAATACCAGTAAATCCCCTGTCTGATGAAAGCAAATGA